One stretch of Ictalurus punctatus breed USDA103 chromosome 5, Coco_2.0, whole genome shotgun sequence DNA includes these proteins:
- the ndufa4l2a gene encoding cytochrome c oxidase subunit NDUFA4 yields MLRTIYDHARKHPGLIPQFFFITLGIGGAALYLVRLAKGPHVTWNKSNNPEPWNQLSPTYQYKFFAVNTDYKNLKKEGPNF; encoded by the exons ATGCTCCGAACCATCTATGATCATGCCAGGAAACACCCTGGA CTCATCCCACAGTTTTTTTTCATAACCCTGGGAATTGGAGGGGCTGCACTTTATCTTGTTCGTCTAGCCAAGGGACCCCATGTTAC ATGGAACAAATCCAACAACCCCGAACCATGGAATCAGCTCAGCCCTACCTAtcagtataag TTTTTTGCTGTAAACACAGACTACAAGAACCTGAAAAAGGAAGGGCCTAACTTTTAA